Proteins from one Chitinivorax tropicus genomic window:
- a CDS encoding MBL fold metallo-hydrolase, translating to MPFRIIPVTPFQQNCSLLWCEHTRDAALIDPGGDVAHLLSIVAEEQVNLTKLILTHGHLDHVGGTAELGKRLSLPIEGPHPGDQYWIDQLPIQAAMFGFGAAESFTPTRWLKQGDVVEVGQLRLEVRHCPGHTPGHVILFEPSEKLAFVGDVLFAGSIGRTDFPGGNHAQLLDSIRNQLWSLGDDTRFVPGHGPMSTIGQERATNPFVADRRFG from the coding sequence ATGCCATTCCGAATCATTCCGGTGACCCCTTTTCAACAGAATTGCAGCTTGCTGTGGTGCGAACACACCCGCGACGCAGCATTGATCGACCCTGGCGGCGACGTGGCGCACCTGCTGTCGATCGTGGCGGAAGAACAAGTCAACCTCACCAAACTGATCCTCACCCATGGTCATCTGGATCATGTAGGTGGTACAGCGGAGCTGGGCAAACGCTTATCACTGCCGATTGAGGGCCCACACCCTGGTGACCAATACTGGATTGACCAGTTGCCGATCCAGGCGGCCATGTTCGGCTTCGGCGCGGCGGAATCATTCACCCCCACCCGCTGGCTGAAACAGGGGGATGTGGTCGAAGTCGGCCAGCTCAGATTGGAAGTCCGCCACTGCCCCGGGCACACCCCAGGGCATGTGATCTTGTTCGAGCCAAGTGAAAAGCTGGCGTTTGTCGGTGATGTGCTGTTTGCGGGAAGCATCGGACGAACAGACTTCCCCGGCGGAAATCATGCCCAGTTGCTGGATAGCATTCGTAACCAGCTGTGGTCGCTGGGGGATGACACCCGCTTTGTACCAGGGCACGGCCCCATGTCCACCATCGGGCAAGAGCGCGCAACCAACCCCTTTGTGGCGGATCGCCGTTTTGGTTGA